One Kwoniella dejecticola CBS 10117 chromosome 11, complete sequence DNA segment encodes these proteins:
- a CDS encoding UV damage endonuclease UvdE translates to MPPKRLKIIPPAAPDSPSNLTTTTIVLSPSPEPTKHTLVNALEHMPPPDLVKTEKDTTSDTEEALTPIASEYEEEDVKHAVDEAVDRNLSKRKRGAKVEVSYADADGSDFAASESELSEIDEKPEAKKKTPTKKKATPKKGKAKAENGEDIGEEGETPKKEKKATPKKSRIAKDEPEYDEEGNEIVKKKRKPKVYPKKVYEIPDVERKTTTFRGRLGYACLNTVLRGEKPDSIFCSRTCRIASIEEEGMELPKGLALMNVRDLKTMIQWNEDNKIRFMRLSSEMFPFASHAKYGYDLAFADEGLKEAGELAKKYGHRLTMHPGQFTQLGSPKPNVIEASVRELDYQCEIMDRMGIGKEGVMIIHMGGVFGDKESTLARFKENYVTKLSDNVKERLVLENDEICYNVDDLFPVSEELDIPLLMFDKHHDWINPSSEPPAVLIPRIAKIWEKRGIPMKQHLSEPRPGAESVMEKRAHADRCKSLPEALPDDVDLMIEAKDKEQAVFELYRIYGLEDVIHDNLRPPDPNPGMHTKGRKSSLKKKTKETGDVDSEGEPINLSDIEKEGDGGVGDTSVVEGHVKNAVNDAGMEVDGQAESQTPKKGKGRGKRKSVADAEKDDVKVEELETPAKKKKPTPKKGKKGEEAQTQDGEEVPVEKTKSTPKRAKKNDENKENVPNEQPIEQTDVVQDEKPKRRGRQSKEKIAA, encoded by the exons ATGCCTCCCAAAAGGCTCAAGATAATACCGCCTGCAGCCCCCGATTCCCCTTCAAACCTCACTACAACGACTATCGTGCTCAGTCCCAGCCCAGAGCCAACAAAGCACACCCTGGTCAACGCTTTGGAGCATATGCCACCACCTGATCTAGTCAAGACGGAGAAAGACACAACGTCCGACACGGAGGAAGCCCTAACTCCCATCGCATCAGAatatgaagaggaagatgtcaaacATGCTGTAGACGAAGCTGTTGATCGAAATCTCTCGAAACGAAAGAGGGGTGCGAAGGTGGAAGTTTCATACGCGGATGCCGATGGGTCAGATTTCGCAGCATCAGAAAGCGAATTGTCTGAGATTGACGAAAAaccagaagcgaagaagaaaacccctaccaagaagaaggcgactCCTAAGAAAGGGAAGGCAAAGGCTGAGAACGGTGAGGACATAGGAGAAGAGGGTGAGACGccgaaaaaggagaagaaggctacTCCAAAGAAATCCAGGATAGCGAAAGATGAGCCGGAatatgacgaagaaggcaatgAGATTGTCAAGAAGAAACGGAAGCCAAAGGTATACCCCAAGAAGGTATATGAGATCCCTGATGTTGAAAGGAAGACAACGACATTCAGAGGTCGGTTGGGTTATGCTTGTCTGAATACTGTACTACGGGGTGAGAAGCCAGACAGTATATTCTGTTCGAGGACATGCCGCATAGCCAGTATAGAGGAAGAGGGCATGGAATTGCCCAAAGGTCTGGCTCTGATGAATGTGCGGGAtctgaagacgatgatacAGTGGAACGAGGACAACAA GATACGGTTTATGAGGTTATCATCTGAAATGTTCCCGTTTGCATCCCATGCCAAGTACGGATACGACCTCGCTTTCGCGGACGAAGGCTTGAAGGAGGCGGGAGAATTGGCTAAGAAGTATGGTCATCGATTGACTATGCACCCAGGACAG TTCACTCAACTTGGCTCACCGAAGCCAAACGTTATAGAGGCCTCAGTCAGAGAGTTAGATTACCAGTGTGAAATCATGGACAGGATGGGTATCGGGAAAGAAGGCGTCATGAT CATACATATGGGAGGTGTCTTCGGCGATAAAGAAAGCACACTGGCTCGATTTAAAGAGAACTATGTGACAAAGTTGAGCGATAACGTGAAAGAGCGATTGGTGTTGGAGAATGATGAG ATATGCTACAATGTGGATGATCTGTTCCCAGTCAGCGAGGAGCTAGATATCCCACT ACTGATGTTTGATAAGCATCACGACTGGATTAACCCGTCCTCCGAGCCGCCCGCCGTACTGATCCCGCGGATAGCCAAGATTtgggagaagagaggaataCCGATGAAGCAACATCTCTCCGAACCTCGTCCTGGAGCGGAATCAGTTATGGAGAAACGTGCGCATGCGGATAGGTGCAAAAGTCTGCCTGAAGCTCTGCCGGACGATGTagacttgatgatcgagGCCAAGGACAAG GAACAAGCAGTATTTGAGCTGTATCGAATCTA CGGTCTGGAGGATGTGATTCATGATAATCTCCGACCCCCTGACCCCAACCCGGGCATGCATACTAAGGGAAGGAAatccagcttgaagaagaagaccaaggaGACTGGAGATGTCGACTCCGAGGGCGAGCCGATCAATCTGTCCGATATCgaaaaggaaggagatggtGGAGTCGGCGATACGAGTGTCGTTGAAGGCCATGTCAAGAACGCCGTCAACGATGCTGGTATGGAAGTCGATGGACAGGCTGAATCCCAAACTccgaagaaaggtaaaggtcGAGGTAAAAGGAAGAGTGTTGCGGATGCAGAGAAAGACGATGTCAAGGTAGAAGAACTGGAAACCCcagcaaagaagaagaaacctACGCCcaagaaaggaaagaaaggtgaagaagcccAAACccaagatggtgaagaagttCCGGTTGAAAAGACCAAAAGTACGCCTAAGCGtgccaagaagaacgacGAAAATAAAGAGAACGTACCCAATGAACAGCCTATCGAGCAGACAGACGTAGTACAAGATGAGAAACCCAAACGAAGGGGTAGACAGAGTAAGGAAAAGATAGCAGCTTAG